A single genomic interval of Anopheles marshallii chromosome 2, idAnoMarsDA_429_01, whole genome shotgun sequence harbors:
- the LOC128707449 gene encoding uncharacterized protein LOC128707449, with product MLNVGTVTVEAHYSTNYVENYLDSVENLPDDVQRHLSRIREIDVLYRGHLRDVNMYCDQWSVNQAQGTAAGTTKASANEAPSSATTEQSNILKRATSRIQKSLIAAQELGDEKLQIIQQLQDLIDHKTRQLDQDFMNLGNEFFVRLDYARDDKTDGGRDGNGTTVIGTLGGGSNSSNGPGQYGVTGNGTGNGPNASGGYGVSGAGNNSGNGGIGSNSHIMHTSNGTSGNGVNNTLGGGNGSGIYGGNNGSGSLSNERSSKRARRTRNDQTGGSANGSNTPNSMCGVSAMEVDPIEDILGGNSGVGSGVGILSGGSPGNAAGGNGGSAGSVTISSGGNGGQSVSGTVKQEAGTGGNGNGGNSGTGGSGNSHNIISTLAPGSGQNSSAGGNNGSKTGNNGGNGGTNSSSNASGSSGNNGNGNGSNSGGGAGSSNSQLNNSNQGAGGGGGSGGGGGKKGNGSGNNTASGSGASGANAGKKKKRKTGGRGSNATREAREDTPAAEETIDPDEPTYCLCDQISFGEMILCDNDLCPIEWFHFSCVSLISKPKGRWFCPNCRGDRPNVMKPKAQFLKELERYNKEKEEKT from the exons ATGCTTAACGTAGGTACGGTCACGGTGGAAGCCCACTATTCCACCAACTACGTAGAAAACTATCTCGATTCGGTAGAGAATCTACCCGACGATGTGCAGCGGCATCTGTCACGCATTCGCGAAATCGATGTCCTCTACCGGGGTCATCTGCGGGATGTGAATATGTACTGCGACCAATGGAGCGTCAATCAAGCCCAAGGAACAGCCGCCGGAACGACGAAAGCCAGTGCGAACGAAGCACCATCATCGGCAACGACAGAGCagagcaacattttgaaacgGGCCACTTCTCGGATACAGAAAAGCCTCATCGCAGCACAGGAGCTAGGTGACGAAAAGTTACAAATCATCCAACAACTGCAAGACCTGATCGATCACAAAACACGCCAACTCGATCAGGATTTCATGAACCTTGGCAACGAGTTCTTCGTGCGACTTGATTATGCCCGGGACGATAAAACAGACGGAGGTCGGGATGGAAATGGTACCACCGTTATCGGTACCCTGGGTGGTGGCAGTAACTCAAGCAACGGACCGGGCCAATACGGGGTGACGGGCAACGGAACCGGCAACGGGCCGAATGCTTCCGGTGGATATGGCGTTAGTGGTGCTGGCAATAACAGTGGCAACGGTGGAATCGGTTCCAATTCGCATATCATGCACACAAGCAACGGAACCAGCGGTAACGGAGTGAACAACACACTGGGTGGTGGAAATGGTTCCGGAATCTATGGAGGAAACAACGGCAGCGGTTCATTGAGCAATGAGCGAAGTTCGAAACGTGCCCGTAGAACCCGCAATGACCAGACCGGTGGCTCAGCAAACGGCTCAAATACACCCAATTCGATGTGTGGTGTTAGTGCGATGGAGGTCGATCCGATCGAGGATATCCTTGGCGGTAATAGTGGCGTTGGCAGCGGCGTTGGTATACTATCGGGTGGAAGCCCCGGTAACGCAGCGGGTGGAAACGGTGGCTCAGCAGGTAGCGTTACTATCTCCTCCGGTGGAAATGGTGGACAAAGCGTAAGCGGAACAGTTAAGCAAGAAGCAGGCACTGGTGGTAATGGGAATGGAGGCAACAGTGGCACGGGTGGATCAGGAAACAGCCATAATATCATAAGTACGTTAGCACCCGGATCCGGCCAGAACTCATCAGCAGGAGGCAACAATGGTTCTAAGACTGGTAACAACGGTGGAAACGGTGGTACGAACAGCTCCAGCAATGCTTCCGGCAGCAGTGGCAATAATGGTAATGGTAACGGCAGCAATTCCGGCGGTGGCGCCGGCAGCAGCAATTCGCAGCTCAACAATTCCAACCagggtgctggtggtggcggcggtagtggtggtggtggtgggaaaaAGGGCAACGGAAGCGGTAACAACACTGCTAGCGGTAGTGGTGCCAGTGGTGCGAACGCgggcaagaagaaaaagcgcAAAACAGGAGGTCGGGGATCGAATGCAACGCGTGAAGCCCGGGAAGATACGCCGGCGGCCGAGGAAACGATCGATCCGGACGAACCGACATACTGTCTGTGCGATCAG ATTTCATTCGGTGAAATGATCCTCTGTGATAATGATCTCTGCCCGATAGAGTGGTTCCACTTTAGCTGCGTTTCGCTTATCTCGAAACCGAAGGGTCGCTGGTTCTGCCCGAACTGTCGCGGTGATCGCCCGAACGTGATGAAACCGAAGGCACAATTCCTGAAGGAGCTCGAGCGCTACAATaaggaaaaggaagagaaaacgTAA